The DNA sequence TCTGTACTTTTCAGCATGCAAGTTACGACACTACATGCTATCCTTTACTACgtgcatcatcgctcaaaccgacctggtcaaatacatgttgtcccggcctatcttgagaggccgcattggcaaatgggtattggcTCTCTCAGAGTTTTCGCTCCAATATGTACCACAGAAAGCTGTCAAAGGgcaggccatcgcagactttctcgCACATCACCCTACGTTACAGATACCCGCACTGAAGGAGTTAGAGATTGCCTGCACCAATACAACTCGACCAGATTTGGCGTGCATCCCTGAGTACGCGGTTTGGTACCAAGCTACGGTCTCCCTGCAGCCTTGGGTattattctttgatggctcaagaacggACACACTGGCTGGCGCagggattgttctggaaaacCCGGCTGGTGACCgcttctcttattctttccagGTAACATTCCAATGTACTAATAATCAGGCTGAATATGAAGCTCTTATCATTGGACTCGAAGTCTTACTGGAAATGGGCGTACGGGACGTTCAGATTCGCGGCGATTCTCAGCTCATTATAAACCAGCTCCAGGAAAAATATCACTGTGCGAGTTGGTTGCTCATGCCATATCTGAATCGCGCCATCGAGCTTCTGGACCAATTTACCGATGTCGATCTGGAACATATACCACACGAGCGTAACTTTACAGCTAATGAGCTCGCTCAGTTGGCCACAGGAATCACATTGAAGTATGGAGTGTGCGAGCGCATTTTGAAAGTTGAGCGTCGCACATTACCTTCGTGGCTTGCCCGACCTGATCCACCAGATGATCCCGTAGTCGCGGTACTAGAACCTATTGATGTGGATTGGCGAATCCCGCTGATTGAGTACCTCAAACAACCAGATCCCGGAGCTGACAGGAGGATTTGCTTCCTCGCATTGAACTACTTCCTTCAAGGCGATGAATTGCGACGACGTGGGGAGGATGGTATAGATTTTCAATGTGTCTATGGTCGCGAAGCTAAACGATTGATACGCGAGGTGCACACTGTAATGCCctaagctgcacctcaccagcttaagcacgtcacagtgccgcgagcctctaaaacataaactgaacactcgatttacattctagagaaccgctaggcattttgtttgaaaaactttttgtaaaaacacagcggaagctacaaatatttttgaggtgaaaacctttgagttgctaaaatttatttcattcgtCTAGAACTTGAAATGAGTTCTCACACAAGAGGTACGAACTTCAAGGAAATAAGAACTCAACCAACATTGACACAAGGCTAACTATTAACAAGTCTCGGAATACgaagttcgagaaatagaatttagaataagGTTCAAACGAcgatttaccgaacttgttctgcacacccagctccttccgctattgtcccgtcaccagtgcacagtacctgcatccacactgttgtaggggtgagctttcgtcctcgctgctctacaggaactctaccacgactaggtttgaaaccagtaaatatatatatttgggatcccagtatgaaaataagcttaaaccaaatatttttaAGGAACGACAAACTTCATAATATTTCTCAACTTGAAAACTTaggcatgatgcttaaataaatacggcgccaaatccaaatattacctgatggccggtcccatagacccactacacgaccttacctcaaattaatttatcaccaggtaagcgtagcgagagcgtccgctacctagctacacacacggatcgggtcgtcattgcgatcgcTCACCGTCCGACTtgtgtaactaaccctccggaggttttggggatcgaacccaaggaagtcagagccacccttcgctctcaagccatcacatttctcacatggtttggttagtatgcattgcatttgaacatgaccaaaccataccaactaacatgcatcatttaataacaatataagaaaatcactaaccgaggagagtcctgaaacCCTACCTGGATTTCGATGttttctctcacgtactccgagagtcgcgaaccttctgttcctcgggtaactggagtcctaagttccgacatttcgatagtcAATATCTTTTGAACAATTAATTGAAATCTCGACGAGTACAAATCGTACAATCaagttttcctggtttgaccaggagttgaccaacgTTTGACCAACATTGACCAGTTTGACCACATTTGACCAATCGAGATAGGTTCGATAATTAACTTAGATTATCGAACATTCACTTGAAATTACAATATTgaccaaacatatattgagtgcAACCGATTTAcaaaggccacccaatatatattaatttcttttatctCTACTTATTATCACTTTAACACTCAACTTTAATTCTAATTCAAATTTCGTCGGATAACAATTCTGATAGAATTATTATGTACACCCATACTTCATAACTTGATCATTTCTCAAACTTTTCCCAATCATTTCGATTTACCTGCCTTAGCAACACCAACAAGACTTTAACTTACAAAACCGGCCAGAAACAATTCCAAACAACACTAACAAGACATCAAGCCTGATAATCACAATCCACTCTACATAGTCAGTTCCACGACCAATTTTCAGCATAACAACATCAATTTCCTACCCAATTCAAACATAAACTCCAAGCTACCGAAACTATAACAATCTGACAAAACTCCACAGCCAAGGAAACTGATTTCCACCAAGTCATACCAACTCAAGCTACTAACTTCGGATTTGCATGACAATAACCAAACTTCAATTCAACATTTTGAATTATACCTTCAAATTCCAACTGCAACCAAAACAAACTCCTTGCGGAAACTAGGCAGATGATGAATTGAGGATGTCAACGTGATCTGCCCAGCCAACTGCCCAATTCCTTGTCTACAGTTGCAGTCGAGGCCGAGACCAAGCCAAGGAGAGCCGAAAAGGTCGCCGGCGTCGAAGAACACGTCGGAGCCGTAGCTACCCAGAAACGTAAATCATCAAAACTTAATCTAATTCAAAAACTAAGTGTAGAAACGTGTAGAGCATGACGAGAAGATGAAGTTCCATACCAAATGCATCCCAAACGGTGACCGGAGTCGCCGCCGTAATTCGTTGACACTCGCCGGAGGTTCTTCATGCTTTGGATCGTCGATTCTCCATTCACAGTCGCTGCATGTACAATCTGAGACCACAGGGACGTAGGCGCCACCGAGACGAAGCTGTTGCCGGTGGTCCGCCGCGGAGAGGTGGCCGGAGAAGCAATTTCCGATCGGACCCAGTCGCGGGTCGCGTCCGTCTCGGTCAGAGAActctggttctctctctctgtctgtcGATCCTTCTGGTCCTTCCAACTGATCAAGGGCCTATATAAATAGCTTGGTCCAATTAACAAGGATGGCTAAGATTAAGCGGTGGAGGGAATGGAAGGCTAGGATCGTGCCACTtatctttccatttttctaaatTATTTTCTAGGATTCCACAACTTCGGAAAATCATGATAAATAGCTCAGTTATCCGGAAAATTctccgaaaatttccacgaactcgtcgtgccGTAAACTTTACCATCCACctcctaaattgaggatttcactttaaGAACATTTTTGAAAATTTCCTCGAGCACTTTGACAATTATTGAGATCGATAAATAAATTATCGAACTATTTCACTTCAATTCGATAaacttttccggggctcacacacacggggatatgtggagcccatcaagctGGACCTAAGATGCGCTGGCTTCTGCGACgtcatggttattattggcccagcattttgaaggattgtatcaCATTTGCCAAAGGTTGTGAGGACTGTCAAACGCATGGTCCagtccagcatgttcctaacattccgatgcagcctattattaagccttggcatgcgcgaggctgggcgctggacttgattgggatgatccatCCTCATTCTTCCCTTCAGCACAAGTTTATCATCGTCCCCACTAACTACTTTACTAAATGGGTTGAAGCAGAGCCTTTGAAGGAGGCTTCcggtgccaccattcgccagtttattttccgtaacattctctgcaggtttggtatccctgaGGTGCTGGTTTCGGACaggggggcagcgttcatgggaggCCCCGTCGAGGAACTGGTCAATGATTTTGGTATTCAATTCATACATAGCACTCCGTATTATGCTCAATCTAATGGTCAAGCGGAAGCTAGCAACAAGACAATCATCACCTTACTAAAGAAGATGTTGGTAGAGAAccctcgacaatggcatgacactttgtatgagacactttgggcctatcgcacttctaaacggAATCCCACCGCCACGACGCCGTATGCACTTATGTTCGGTCATGACGCTGTCTTACCGTTAGAAATTAACGTCCATTCTCTACGCGTGCAAGAACAGCTTCATTTGATTGGCGAGGATTACGTTCAAGcaatgtggcaggagcacgaagatttaagcgagcagcgcttggcagctttggacaatttggtgatggaaaaacaacgtatcgcccgcgcctatgataagcGGACGCGTGGTCGTAGTTACAAAGAAGGCGACCTCGTCTGGAAGGCCATTTTACCCTTCGGTGAAAAGTTAaccggtcgcggtaaatggacgcCGCGATGGGAGGGACCCTTTGTTATCCACCGGATCTTGGAGCGCAGAGCTTTTCACCTCAGAGACGTCGATGGCgacatccatcgcaaccctattaacggccgtttcctgaagaaatattacccaagTGTCTGGGAGTTCGAAGATCCACCTGATCCTGTTCTTGCCCAAGCTGGGGGGCAACCTTaatcttcatcggctcgcatcattcggccttttctctgtggCCTATAGTTCTTGTCTCTGCTTCCCCGATGAACATTGGGGGGCAACTCCATATCTAATAGGCCTTATCAGAGGCTTTATTATGTAACAGCCTATACATGAGGCTTTGTTTTATCATTATTGTATTCATTATCCAAGTTATCCCAGTTAACCTcaattttttcaaattgaaTGTCTTGACAAAGTGTGTGAAGAATAGATGTGAAaagcctatacaagaggctttgtTTTAGACTAACAAATTTTTTGCAGATTTCTGTTTAAAGCAGGAATTTCatacataaagtggctttgcggccagaagcatacaacagaatAGAGCAATACAATTTCACATGCAATTACAAGGCCAAAGGTGGCTCTGACAGGAACGTAAAGTTTAAAAGTGACCAGATCTGGTTGCGAGGAGAAGGATCTGAGCGCTACCTCAGAGCACTCTTTCCCCCTTTACTCATATCTTCCTCCGATCTGAGTCGCCACTGCTGTCATCGGTACTAGAAGAAGGGGGAAGGAAACAATCCATCATATTCCTTCCTTGAGCCTTTCTTCCAGGCAGGAGTTGGGGTCCGGAGCGAGCGCGACTCACAACTACATCTACCTCCtggggaaaaacagaagcctCGCACCCAGGCCCAGGAGGTAGACCGCGGGAGAAGAACAGTCGGCCTCAAcgtggccttccgcccttctgCCCCATGCTCCTCGCGGACAGTCTGAAGAGACAGCCTCTTCAGAATCTGattctgccgcgttaggagcgtggcgtgttcttcggtttaactgagactggcaagttcatccagattttcagaaaccaaagacatgccactggacctgagattaggccatgaggcctacccaggtcttgagattaagccatgaagcctaagaaTTTGTGGCTAAGGttgaaatcatggagggaagattttagaaactgaagaaagagcAACAGGTCTTGCGAGGGTATATGTGGGAAAGACATGGTGGTTTGGTTATCGTTGTTCTTTGGAAACCGGTATTTATAGGACCAACTCTACACCGCGCGATAAGCAGTTGAGGcactttcaacgccatcaatgagaGAATCAATGCAGTTAAATGCTATAATCtcggaaatggaagatattgaaaacgcgtgggaagcaaGGCAGTCTCCAAGGAGGTAACCGCCCAAATTGGGGTTATCTTTTCAACGGTTTTACTTATCATTAATTGTCAGACTGTAAGTGATATTTGGGCCGAGCGAAGCGGGCTAAATATTAAACATTAAATATTAAGTTTGTTCATACAAAGCAAAATGGGCCTGAAgtaagaggcctaaagtttacgacccgcatgggtcaagcgaagtaaGTGTTCATCTAGACGAAAGCTGGTGTCAGCAGCAGCTCGCTCCGCTTGTCGGACTGCTTCGCGTGCTTGAGCCAAGTTCTGAGTCATCGCTTCGAAGGCTGCTAAGGGTTGCTCTATCTGAGGTTCCTCTTGCTCAAGTTGGGCCGTCACCACCACCAACTGGGCCTTTGCTTCGATCAGTTGGGCTTGCAGGTCCTGAATGTGGGTCTGAAGGTGGTTCTGCGAGATCCATAGGTCCCTGACGCGAATAGCTCGATCACCTAAGGAGTCGCGAGATGCCTCTGCTTGTTGTGCAACGCCGCGATAGTGAGCCTGAACCTGCCTAGCCTGCGCGGCCGCGATCGTTCTCTCATTAATCCGCGCAGGGAGATTTTGTAGGAGCTCGTATATCTCAACAAATTCAGCTTCGGTGATAGTGCGCTGGCGGCGAAGCACCATCAaatattcttgagctctggcagGCGCATCCGGTAgtaaaatgtcaggacccagaAGTCGCTGCAGACCGTCCCTCGCTTCGTCTATGACTCCCGGAGGAGCCACTTCGAGCACGCGAACAAGCCTTTCCAGCCTGTTAGGAGGTTCGGGATGAGGGACATCGACGATAGCATTAGCGTCAACAGCGGCCTCAGCAGGGACTTCTTGGGGCTCGACGATTGGGGCAGCGACTGGTTCCGGTGCTACATTTATCTCAGCTCCTACTTCTAGAACCTGGGGGGCAGGTTCTTGAGCCACCATGCCTTCACCAGCGGGCTCAGCTGGATCAGCGACAGCGACCTCCTCAGCAGGGACGTTACTCTACGATTGGGGAAAGTTTATCAGGATATACAGAGTCAATCAAGAGATGAGGCATGGATTTTGGAATAGGGGTTACCTGTGCAGCTGGAGGCTTGTCTGTAGTTGGTATTGTTGCAGGTTCTTCAACTGCCGCGGTGGGGTCAAGATTGAGCGATACGTCTGCCGGGGGTTGTACAGCGACCGGCTCCTCGGGCGGTGCATCTGGCAGGGGTGCATTCTCTTCCGGCTCGGGTGAACTGTCCTctatgatctgcacaggaattgAGGCCGAGTCGCCAACGGTGTTGATAGGAGGTGGAAGGTTTTCAGGGCCCACGGGCGCCGGCGCTTGTGAAGCAGTTGTTCCTTGACTAGCAGCTGAAGAGCCCTCCCCAGCGGTTCCAAACCGCCGGCGACGAACCTATAAAAGAGAAGGTTATGGAAGTTTGGGCGAAGGTGTGGATAATGCTTAGGATGAGCTTCTCGCTTCTTACCAACCGATCAGCCGgtggttcatcttctgcccaGGGGTCAGCACGAGGGTCCGAGCGACTACGCTTGCGAGCTAGAGCAGCTGCGACCTGTCAAAATCAAGGAGTTAGGACTTAACCCACAGAACGTGATCCTGAGGATAGAGGATTTCTTACGGTTTGTGCATCGTcgtcatcagaagaagaagaatcttcgGCTGCAGGTTCAGCGAGCACTGCTTTCTGTTTTCCAGATTGTCCGGCGGCCGGGGAAGCACTGGTTGTGCGGCGGCCAGGGCGCGGCGCACTCCCCTAGTACAAAGAGGTGTGAGTAAACAGAGAGAACAGTGAAGGAACTTGCAGAGGGTAAAGTTACAATACTTACCTCCG is a window from the Rosa chinensis cultivar Old Blush chromosome 2, RchiOBHm-V2, whole genome shotgun sequence genome containing:
- the LOC112187087 gene encoding calphotin codes for the protein MLARFSEDITGPRPLQVIRSARVPRPAQAGIVIREPPPEGSAPRPGRRTTSASPAAGQSGKQKAVLAEPAAEDSSSSDDDDAQTVAAALARKRSRSDPRADPWAEDEPPADRLVRRRRFGTAGEGSSAASQGTTASQAPAPVGPENLPPPINTVGDSASIPVQIIEDSSPEPEENAPLPDAPPEEPVAVQPPADVSLNLDPTAAVEEPATIPTTDKPPAAQSNVPAEEVAVADPAEPAGEGMVAQEPAPQVLEVGAEINVAPEPVAAPIVEPQEVPAEAAVDANAIVDVPHPEPPNRLERLVRVLEVAPPGVIDEARDGLQRLLGPDILLPDAPARAQEYLMVLRRQRTITEAEFVEIYELLQNLPARINERTIAAAQARQVQAHYRGVAQQAEASRDSLGDRAIRVRDLWISQNHLQTHIQDLQAQLIEAKAQLVVVTAQLEQEEPQIEQPLAAFEAMTQNLAQAREAVRQAERAAADTSFRLDEHLLRLTHAGRKL